Proteins from one Rosa chinensis cultivar Old Blush chromosome 7, RchiOBHm-V2, whole genome shotgun sequence genomic window:
- the LOC112178128 gene encoding (S)-scoulerine 9-O-methyltransferase translates to MENQRISSKNYVSAWNLGGLVVTQMALKAAIELNVFNIIANSGPGAHVTSKEIVSQISTTNPNAAAENLKRILRVLSVHSLLSVSQRPSSSGKTVLEETYGLTKDTLCLVPNEDGVSLAPFIMLISDMTTVKSLSMLKETVLEPGSCPFNKAHGVSAYEYVSEKPELSQLFNKAMGQSSILDFEEVLNVYRGFEEVEELMDVGGGNGTTIAKVVSRYPHIHGINFDLPNVAAQGIAKYQADAGVKHVGGDMFELIPNAQSIMLKRVLHNWDDDVCKKILKRCWEALPENGKVIVVEFAIPEIVENTTDLKKIVTLDVIMMACHGSRERTTAEFDDLLKAVGFGETKIFPISHGCFVMELHKLKTY, encoded by the exons ATGGAAAACCAGAGAATTAGCTCAAAAAACTATGTCTCGGCTTGGAATTTGGGAGGTTTAGTTGTCACTCAAATGGCTCTAAAAGCTGCAATCGAACTCAATGTCTTCAATATCATAGCCAATTCAGGACCTGGAGCTCATGTCACATCAAAAGAAATTGTATCTCAAATCTCAACCACGAATCCAAATGCAGCAGCTGAGAATTTGAAGCGAATATTAAGAGTCCTAAGTGTGCATTCTTTGTTATCTGTATCTCAAAGGCCAAGCTCAAGTGGTAAGACAGTACTAGAAGAGACTTATGGTTTAACAAAGGATACTCTTTGCCTAGTTCCAAATGAAGATGGAGTTTCCTTAGCTCCATTTATTATGTTAATTTCTGATATGACCACTGTGAAAAGTTTGTCCATGCTTAAAGAAACAGTGCTTGAACCTGGGAGCTGTCCTTTTAACAAGGCTCATGGTGTGTCCGCATATGAGTACGTGTCTGAGAAACCTGAGCTGAGCCAATTATTCAATAAGGCTATGGGCCAAAGTTCCATCCTCGATTTTGAAGAGGTGTTAAATGTTTACAGAGGTTTTGAAGAGGTAGAAGAGTTGATGGATGTTGGAGGAGGTAATGGAACTACAATTGCCAAAGTAGTCTCTAGGTATCCACACATTCATGGGATTAACTTCGATTTACCTAATGTTGCCGCTCAAGGAATTGCTAAATACCAAGCAG ATGCAGGTGTGAAACATGTTGGTGGAGATATGTTTGAGTTGATACCAAATGCACAGTCCATTATGTTGAAG CGGGTACTTCATAATTGGGACGATGATGTATGCAAGAAAATATTAAAACGTTGTTGGGAAGCATTACCAGAAAACGGGAAGGTAAtagttgtggaatttgcaatACCAGAAATAGTGGAGAATACCACAGATTTAAAGAAAATAGTGACATTAGACGTTATTATGATGGCTTGTCACGGCAGTAGAGAACGAACAACTGCTGAGTTTGACGATCTATTGAAAGCTGTAGGATTCGGTGAAACGAAGATTTTTCCGATTTCGCATGGTTGTTTTGTTATGGAACTTCACAAACTTAAAACATATTAG